A region from the Muribaculum gordoncarteri genome encodes:
- a CDS encoding RagB/SusD family nutrient uptake outer membrane protein, producing MKKILYPILGLCAAMFLGGCEDRLDIEQKGVISADDFYQTDDDAQNALNNLYQCFGYHIAGNEGIYVALPVLFNEAGDDMLAAGNMYGDNDFGAQINEFRYDYQNEVIKNAYTGLYAVVYDANTIIDRVPDDSPIKKRVRAEAITLRAWAHMMLAIGWDCPPLVETVLPGDARPGNYEGGHVELLRWCAEQAESVVNDLEERISPTDKVGASKVTKGMALTVAGKARLFMGDYENAKKDLKQVISSNKYELVPTDRWANLFHTSGDLCEEMIFQSNCLDNANVGDWDGKINRTSWMWIQFWNWRTDKLVSRPKFIGADGWGGHSIRADFAERMLANDGDSPRRKATFMTPDEFFYEMEWKDTEGMTREQLETSDKIGIKDPTGLYGFGGYFAHKIVPWPEDNEKGWYGFKNLTIFRYAEVLLMYAEACAMTGDNDGLQYLNAIQNRAGSAHVSSTLTLDEVKNEKAFEMWIEGVRFPDMVRWGDTDGVVNNGKNIPSTYDAFFTKKEPKHRIYVEYSNPNKGQTGFVKGKHEYFAYPKVTISRNPNLQQNPSGL from the coding sequence ATGAAAAAAATATTATATCCAATTTTAGGCCTTTGTGCGGCAATGTTTCTCGGCGGATGCGAAGACCGACTCGACATCGAGCAGAAAGGTGTCATCTCGGCCGACGATTTCTACCAGACCGATGACGATGCGCAGAATGCCCTTAATAATCTCTACCAGTGCTTCGGTTATCACATTGCCGGTAACGAGGGTATCTATGTGGCTCTTCCCGTGCTCTTCAATGAAGCCGGCGACGACATGCTCGCAGCCGGTAACATGTATGGTGACAATGACTTCGGTGCTCAGATTAACGAATTCCGTTATGACTATCAGAATGAGGTGATCAAAAATGCCTATACAGGACTCTATGCCGTTGTTTATGATGCCAACACCATCATCGACCGCGTGCCCGACGATTCTCCCATAAAGAAGCGTGTGCGTGCCGAGGCTATCACATTGCGTGCATGGGCTCACATGATGCTTGCCATCGGTTGGGATTGTCCTCCTCTTGTTGAAACAGTTCTCCCCGGTGATGCACGCCCCGGTAATTATGAGGGCGGCCACGTAGAGCTTCTCCGCTGGTGCGCCGAGCAGGCTGAATCAGTAGTAAACGACCTTGAAGAGCGTATCAGCCCCACCGATAAGGTTGGCGCATCGAAGGTTACCAAGGGTATGGCCCTTACAGTTGCCGGAAAGGCTCGCCTCTTCATGGGTGACTATGAGAATGCCAAGAAAGATCTCAAGCAGGTTATTTCATCCAATAAGTATGAGCTCGTTCCCACCGATCGTTGGGCCAATCTGTTCCACACTTCGGGCGACCTTTGCGAGGAGATGATATTCCAGTCCAACTGTCTTGACAACGCCAATGTAGGTGACTGGGACGGAAAGATCAACCGCACCTCATGGATGTGGATCCAGTTCTGGAACTGGCGTACCGACAAGCTCGTGTCACGACCCAAGTTCATCGGTGCCGACGGTTGGGGCGGCCACTCAATCCGTGCTGACTTTGCCGAGCGCATGCTTGCCAATGACGGTGACTCTCCCCGTCGTAAAGCTACCTTCATGACTCCCGACGAATTCTTCTATGAAATGGAATGGAAGGATACCGAAGGCATGACTCGCGAACAGCTTGAAACAAGCGACAAGATCGGTATCAAGGATCCCACCGGACTCTATGGCTTCGGCGGTTACTTCGCCCACAAGATAGTTCCCTGGCCCGAAGATAACGAAAAAGGATGGTACGGATTCAAGAACCTCACCATATTCCGTTATGCCGAAGTGCTTCTGATGTATGCCGAGGCATGTGCAATGACAGGTGACAACGACGGTCTTCAGTATCTCAACGCAATCCAGAACCGTGCCGGTTCAGCTCACGTGTCATCGACTCTTACTCTTGACGAGGTTAAGAACGAGAAGGCATTTGAGATGTGGATTGAAGGCGTTCGCTTCCCCGACATGGTTCGCTGGGGTGACACCGACGGCGTAGTCAACAACGGTAAGAACATCCCGTCGACTTATGACGCATTCTTTACCAAGAAAGAGCCTAAGCACCGCATCTACGTAGAATATTCCAATCCTAACAAGGGTCAGACCGGTTTCGTAAAGGGCAAGCACGAGTACTTCGCTTATCCTAAGGTTACAATTTCACGTAACCCGAATCTGCAGCAGAATCCCAGCGGATTGTAA
- a CDS encoding SusC/RagA family TonB-linked outer membrane protein yields MLLVSIGMSAQTHTVTGVVTDVDHEPMVGVSIIEKGTSNGAMTDLDGKFTLKVGPNATLRISYIGYETQDVKVGNKTSVNVVLKEDNLQLDEVVVVGYGTQKKSDVTGSVSSVSADDLKGLATTDAGAALQGKAAGVQILNTSGAPGAGASIRIRGYSSNSGNLGPLLIVDGLKVDNIQYLDPSMIESMEVLKDAASAAIYGAQAGNGVVLITTKNGAVKDGQPKVIYSFKAVNQRLGKTPEIFNAKDWIRYKELSGYDMKTICEANGVNYDNPQYDTDWIGEVFEPSWSTQHSVILQDGNEKGNFFTSINYVNNDGIVVGKKDTYQRLTAQLNAEYKIYDWIRVGTNTSIERWKTKSVPHQSAYGSMLAPALLLDPLTPVYWDSTDDFTTDMMTQYEKNPSHILIAPNGKYYATSKFQNDDNGNPLLQLDRIHSNNGGFTVRGTGFVDLMPFKGFIFTSRFSYRISQSNSHNYSEPYYMNGQAKATDYSISASANNNYYYQWENFANYNNDFGKHKVGAMVGMSYTQYKSDNVSASASGTEGAEILKGTGSKFQYLDYVNSASTTTKNIGNVINMSTSLSYFGRVMYAYDNRYNIQFNFRADAFDTSKLPAKKRWGHFPSVSAGWTASNESFVRDHINPDVLSLLKFRASWGRNGNINVLSGYPYAAPIAYNQAWYQYGDNPDLFYGSYPTRMANPDLRWETSEQFDFGIDMRFLNGRLSAGLDYYNKNTKDLLVTITPIPEVYANGTTIVNAGKVNNRGFEMELSWRDRIGDVSYSISGNMSTLRNRVISLYDDIDRISGSEGGVSGSNNLVSSAFEQGHSIWYFRAYDYVGVDKETGAPQFRNAAGEIVGSSELKTTDMTDIGSAIPRLTYGITLNVAWKGLDLTVFGTGVAGNKIYNVLYRADTPMRNSLRYYMENAWTPDNHNGSMPDMATVAQDRNFWGSSASMFNGAYFKIKQIQLGYTLPAKLTRKAYVKNLRFFVSLDDFFTFTKYPGMDPETATTSSSSGAGYDIGSYPTMKKVTFGATIGF; encoded by the coding sequence ATGCTCTTAGTCAGTATCGGGATGTCGGCCCAGACCCACACGGTGACGGGTGTTGTGACCGATGTCGACCATGAACCTATGGTCGGAGTGAGTATAATAGAAAAGGGTACCTCTAACGGAGCCATGACCGATTTAGACGGTAAGTTCACTTTGAAGGTAGGTCCCAATGCCACACTTCGCATATCTTATATAGGATATGAAACACAGGATGTGAAGGTGGGCAACAAGACCTCAGTTAATGTTGTACTTAAAGAAGACAATCTCCAACTTGACGAAGTGGTAGTGGTTGGTTACGGTACTCAGAAGAAGAGCGACGTGACAGGATCAGTTTCTTCAGTGTCGGCCGACGACCTGAAGGGCCTCGCCACCACCGATGCCGGTGCCGCACTTCAAGGTAAGGCTGCCGGTGTACAAATTCTTAACACTTCAGGTGCCCCCGGCGCAGGAGCAAGCATCCGCATCCGCGGTTACTCCTCCAACTCCGGTAACCTCGGCCCGCTGTTGATCGTCGACGGTCTTAAGGTTGACAACATCCAGTACCTCGACCCCTCGATGATTGAGTCGATGGAGGTGCTTAAGGATGCCGCATCAGCCGCCATCTACGGTGCCCAGGCAGGTAACGGTGTTGTACTTATCACCACCAAGAACGGTGCCGTGAAGGATGGACAGCCCAAGGTTATCTACTCGTTCAAGGCTGTCAACCAGCGTCTTGGCAAAACTCCCGAAATCTTCAATGCAAAGGACTGGATCCGCTACAAGGAGCTTTCAGGCTACGACATGAAGACTATCTGCGAAGCCAACGGTGTTAACTATGACAATCCCCAGTACGATACCGACTGGATTGGCGAAGTATTTGAACCGAGCTGGTCAACTCAGCACTCTGTAATACTTCAGGACGGTAACGAAAAGGGTAACTTCTTCACCTCTATTAATTATGTAAACAACGACGGTATCGTAGTCGGCAAGAAGGATACCTATCAGCGTCTTACCGCTCAGCTCAATGCCGAGTACAAGATTTATGACTGGATTCGCGTAGGAACCAACACCTCTATCGAGCGTTGGAAGACCAAGAGCGTGCCTCACCAGAGCGCTTACGGCTCAATGCTTGCTCCGGCTCTCTTGCTCGACCCTCTGACTCCCGTTTATTGGGATAGCACTGATGATTTCACCACTGACATGATGACTCAGTATGAGAAGAATCCTTCGCACATTCTCATTGCTCCCAACGGCAAGTACTATGCTACTTCCAAGTTCCAGAATGACGACAACGGTAACCCGTTGCTTCAGCTTGACCGCATCCACTCCAACAACGGCGGTTTCACCGTACGCGGAACAGGATTCGTAGACCTCATGCCGTTCAAGGGCTTCATCTTCACCTCTCGTTTCTCTTATCGTATATCGCAGAGCAACAGCCACAACTATTCCGAGCCTTACTACATGAACGGTCAGGCCAAGGCCACCGACTATTCAATCTCGGCAAGCGCCAACAACAACTACTACTATCAGTGGGAAAACTTCGCCAACTACAACAATGATTTTGGCAAGCACAAGGTAGGCGCCATGGTCGGTATGTCATATACCCAGTATAAGTCAGACAACGTATCGGCTTCGGCTTCAGGTACCGAGGGTGCTGAAATCCTCAAGGGTACAGGCAGCAAGTTCCAGTATCTTGACTATGTAAACTCGGCAAGCACCACCACCAAGAACATCGGTAACGTCATCAACATGTCGACGAGCCTCTCTTACTTCGGTCGTGTAATGTATGCTTACGACAACCGTTACAACATTCAGTTCAACTTCCGTGCCGATGCATTCGACACCTCTAAACTCCCCGCCAAGAAGCGTTGGGGTCACTTCCCCTCTGTATCAGCAGGTTGGACCGCCAGCAACGAGTCATTTGTTCGCGATCACATCAATCCTGATGTTCTTTCACTCCTGAAGTTCCGTGCATCATGGGGACGTAACGGTAACATCAACGTGCTTAGCGGATATCCTTATGCAGCCCCCATCGCCTACAACCAGGCTTGGTATCAGTATGGTGACAACCCCGATTTGTTCTACGGTTCTTATCCTACCCGTATGGCCAACCCCGACCTCCGTTGGGAAACTTCCGAGCAGTTTGACTTCGGTATCGATATGCGATTCCTCAACGGACGACTCTCGGCAGGACTTGACTACTACAACAAGAACACCAAGGACCTTCTCGTGACCATTACCCCGATTCCCGAGGTTTATGCTAACGGTACTACTATCGTTAACGCCGGTAAGGTTAACAACCGCGGTTTTGAAATGGAACTCAGCTGGCGCGACCGCATAGGCGATGTAAGCTATAGCATCTCAGGTAACATGTCGACACTGCGCAACCGCGTTATCTCACTTTACGATGACATCGACCGCATTTCAGGTTCAGAAGGCGGTGTAAGCGGTTCAAATAACTTGGTATCCAGCGCATTCGAGCAGGGTCACTCAATATGGTATTTCCGTGCTTATGACTATGTAGGAGTTGATAAAGAAACAGGTGCTCCCCAGTTCCGCAACGCAGCAGGTGAAATTGTTGGTTCATCAGAGCTTAAGACCACCGATATGACCGATATAGGTTCGGCTATTCCTCGCTTGACCTACGGTATCACACTCAATGTGGCCTGGAAGGGTCTTGACCTCACAGTATTCGGAACAGGTGTTGCAGGCAACAAGATTTACAACGTGCTTTATCGTGCCGACACCCCGATGCGTAACTCACTACGCTACTATATGGAGAATGCATGGACTCCCGACAACCACAACGGCTCAATGCCCGACATGGCTACTGTGGCTCAGGACCGCAACTTCTGGGGATCAAGTGCATCAATGTTCAACGGTGCTTACTTCAAGATCAAGCAGATTCAGCTCGGTTACACCCTGCCCGCCAAGCTTACGAGAAAGGCTTACGTGAAGAACCTCCGCTTCTTCGTTTCACTCGACGACTTCTTCACATTCACCAAGTATCCCGGCATGGATCCCGAAACCGCCACTACATCAAGCAGCAGTGGTGCAGGATATGACATAGGTTCTTATCCTACAATGAAGAAAGTGACCTTCGGTGCCACTATCGGATTCTAA